Proteins found in one Armatimonadota bacterium genomic segment:
- the uppP gene encoding undecaprenyl-diphosphatase — protein MNLVEAVVLGVLQGLGEFLPISSSAHLLIAPWLFGWQEGTPQEKLVFDVALHLGTTVAVIGYFRHDLWRLFRALFRPANPHPEDRRMAWMIVLACLPGAAAGALLEDVIEQSVRTRIALIAVLLMLMGVVLYLADRFGRRERSVDSLRTFEGFLIGCAQALALIPGVSRSGATLTAGLLLGLTREAAARFSFLLSAPITLGATLWTFRHLVTSPPTGGQLQALVVGVLTSGVVGYLSIAFLLRYLRTHSVNLFLWYRLALGLLVLAVWWIRR, from the coding sequence TGAATCTGGTAGAGGCTGTCGTGCTGGGCGTCTTGCAAGGACTGGGTGAGTTTTTGCCCATTTCCAGCTCCGCCCATCTGTTAATCGCACCCTGGCTATTCGGCTGGCAGGAGGGCACTCCGCAGGAGAAGCTGGTGTTTGACGTGGCGCTTCATCTGGGCACCACAGTGGCGGTTATCGGCTACTTTCGGCACGACCTGTGGAGGCTGTTCCGAGCGTTGTTTCGCCCTGCTAACCCGCACCCTGAAGACCGTCGGATGGCGTGGATGATTGTGCTGGCGTGCCTGCCGGGAGCGGCGGCGGGTGCGCTTTTGGAAGATGTCATTGAGCAGAGTGTTCGCACACGGATTGCACTGATTGCCGTCTTGCTGATGCTGATGGGGGTAGTGCTGTACCTTGCCGACCGCTTTGGCAGGCGCGAGCGCTCGGTGGATTCGCTACGCACCTTTGAAGGCTTTCTGATAGGCTGTGCGCAGGCGCTAGCGTTGATACCGGGTGTGTCGCGTTCGGGGGCGACCCTTACCGCCGGGCTACTGCTGGGGTTAACGCGCGAGGCGGCAGCAAGGTTCTCCTTCTTGCTGTCTGCGCCGATTACCTTGGGAGCCACGCTGTGGACGTTCCGCCACTTGGTTACCTCGCCCCCTACTGGCGGGCAGCTGCAGGCGTTGGTGGTGGGCGTGCTCACCTCCGGCGTCGTCGGTTACCTCTCCATCGCATTCCTGTTGCGCTACCTGCGCACACACTCGGTGAACCTGTTCCTGTGGTATCGGCTGGCTCTTGGCTTGCTGGTGCTGGCGGTGTGGTGGATAAGGAGATAG
- a CDS encoding xanthine/uracil permease, whose translation MATTYSPSSASRSILNRLFALDERGSTVEREVIAGLATFMTMAYIIFVNPLVLKTAGMPVEAVAAATCVAAAIPTLLMGLWANYPFALASGMGLNAALAMHATQPGMDWQTMMGVIVVEGAIVTVLVLTRVREQVMQAIPMNLKRAIGVGIGIFIAFLGLQHAGWVLKGPESVYLTHGAFTTKGTLVSTMGVLLMMLLLAFRVRGAILLGILGTAVVAWVADVLTPGATRLTTLPERWLAMPDFSTFGQANVVGALQPALVGVIFAFLITDFFDTMGTVIGIGGQAGFLDERGNLPRLNRVLLTDSLAAVWGGLCGASSVTTYIESAAGISEGGRTGLTAVVVGVLFLLSLLFAPLVGAVPSVATAPALIIVGYLMMSVVREMEFETPEHGIPAFLTMLLIPFTQSISFGIGVGFISHVVVMLLRGRGREVSPWMYGIALLFAISFAWGA comes from the coding sequence ATGGCTACGACGTATTCACCCTCATCCGCTTCCCGTAGCATCCTGAACCGCCTTTTTGCGCTGGACGAACGCGGCAGCACGGTAGAGCGTGAGGTTATCGCCGGGCTTGCCACGTTCATGACGATGGCGTACATCATCTTCGTGAACCCGCTGGTACTGAAGACGGCAGGAATGCCCGTCGAGGCGGTTGCCGCCGCCACCTGTGTCGCCGCTGCCATCCCCACGCTTCTCATGGGTTTGTGGGCGAACTACCCCTTTGCCCTCGCCAGCGGCATGGGCTTGAACGCCGCGCTCGCTATGCACGCTACGCAACCGGGCATGGACTGGCAGACCATGATGGGCGTCATCGTGGTAGAGGGGGCAATCGTGACCGTGCTGGTGCTTACCCGGGTGCGTGAACAGGTGATGCAGGCGATCCCCATGAACCTCAAACGCGCTATCGGCGTAGGTATCGGCATCTTTATCGCCTTTCTAGGGCTGCAGCATGCAGGCTGGGTGCTGAAAGGACCCGAAAGCGTCTACCTGACACACGGCGCGTTTACCACCAAAGGCACGCTGGTTTCCACGATGGGTGTGCTGTTGATGATGCTGCTGTTAGCCTTTCGAGTGCGCGGGGCGATATTGCTGGGTATTTTGGGCACGGCGGTGGTGGCGTGGGTAGCCGATGTGCTCACGCCGGGAGCTACCCGATTGACCACCCTGCCCGAACGGTGGCTGGCGATGCCCGATTTCTCTACCTTCGGGCAGGCGAACGTTGTGGGGGCGTTGCAGCCTGCGCTGGTGGGCGTCATTTTCGCTTTTCTCATCACTGACTTCTTCGATACGATGGGCACGGTCATCGGCATCGGGGGACAGGCGGGTTTTCTGGACGAGCGCGGCAATTTGCCCCGCCTCAACCGCGTACTGCTTACCGACTCGCTGGCAGCGGTGTGGGGCGGGTTGTGCGGCGCAAGTTCTGTCACCACCTACATCGAAAGCGCGGCGGGCATCAGCGAAGGCGGGCGCACAGGGCTCACTGCAGTGGTAGTGGGTGTGCTGTTCCTGCTGAGCCTGCTCTTTGCCCCTTTGGTGGGAGCTGTTCCTTCGGTGGCTACTGCTCCAGCGTTAATCATTGTCGGCTACCTGATGATGAGCGTCGTGCGGGAGATGGAATTCGAGACGCCAGAACACGGTATCCCTGCCTTCCTGACGATGCTGCTCATCCCGTTCACCCAGAGCATCTCCTTCGGCATTGGCGTGGGCTTTATCTCGCACGTGGTGGTGATGCTGTTGCGCGGCAGGGGGCGCGAGGTATCCCCCTGGATGTACGGTATCGCCCTGCTGTTCGCCATCAGCTTCGCGTGGGGAGCTTAA
- a CDS encoding LacI family transcriptional regulator: MRVTIKDIANRLNLSTATVSKVLSGRESAFISEATRQKVLETAREMGYRPNRVARALVTGKTDIISLWAETLAPYHTEVVNLLMDQMRPYGFELIVTDMVKHPDWRAYCEKFPQWQVDGIIALDSPRCVRAYREANPMVRTPLVSIGAYYVEEGDFVGVDLYSGATEAVQHLLQTGCRRPAYLVCEYGNHVGDARYDGYTFVMQQSGLEPLVIVAEQSSRPSARQRMHEYLDEYPCPDGLFCFNDEMAIGAYRALCERGIRVPDDVAIVGCDGIMDTEYLERPLSTVVQPVAEMCRLGWEFLLRRIENPSVAPQQVLLKAHLVVRDSSRRG; this comes from the coding sequence ATGCGAGTCACCATCAAGGACATTGCGAATCGGTTAAATCTGTCCACGGCAACGGTGTCGAAGGTGCTGAGCGGACGGGAAAGCGCGTTCATCTCGGAGGCGACGAGGCAAAAGGTGCTGGAAACGGCGCGAGAAATGGGCTACCGCCCGAACCGGGTAGCGCGTGCGTTAGTCACAGGCAAGACCGACATCATCTCGTTATGGGCAGAGACACTGGCGCCTTACCATACGGAAGTGGTGAACCTGTTGATGGACCAGATGCGCCCCTACGGCTTTGAGCTCATTGTAACGGATATGGTGAAACATCCCGACTGGCGTGCCTACTGTGAGAAGTTTCCACAATGGCAGGTGGACGGCATCATCGCGCTGGATTCGCCGCGCTGTGTGCGCGCGTATCGCGAGGCGAATCCGATGGTGCGCACCCCGCTGGTAAGCATCGGCGCGTACTACGTGGAAGAGGGCGACTTTGTTGGAGTGGACCTGTACTCGGGTGCGACAGAGGCAGTGCAACATCTGTTGCAGACAGGGTGTCGGCGTCCGGCTTATCTGGTGTGTGAGTACGGTAACCACGTTGGCGACGCCCGCTATGATGGTTATACCTTCGTGATGCAGCAGTCGGGGCTGGAGCCGTTAGTCATTGTGGCGGAGCAGTCCTCACGTCCCAGCGCGCGCCAGCGCATGCATGAGTATCTGGACGAGTACCCCTGTCCCGACGGCTTGTTCTGTTTCAACGATGAGATGGCAATCGGCGCGTACCGTGCTCTGTGCGAGCGTGGCATCCGCGTGCCAGACGATGTAGCCATCGTGGGCTGTGACGGCATCATGGACACCGAATACCTGGAGCGTCCATTGAGCACAGTGGTACAGCCGGTCGCGGAGATGTGCCGATTGGGATGGGAGTTTTTGCTCCGACGTATCGAGAACCCATCGGTCGCCCCCCAGCAGGTGTTGCTGAAGGCGCATCTGGTGGTGCGTGATTCGTCACGGAGGGGTTAG
- a CDS encoding UDP-N-acetyl-D-glucosamine dehydrogenase translates to MQQLQQRIQSRTAKVGVIGLGYVGLPMAVGAAVAGYPVIGFDIDRRKIDAIAAGERYIEDVEPDEWKIAIESGRLIATADFVRLRECDVVLVCVPTPINRAKEPDMSAVEAATDSIARALRAEQLIIVESTTYPGTTIELVKPRLEATGLRAGIDFALVFSPERIDPGNKRFKLRQVPKVVGGLTERCTQLAIEFYSAFIDQLVPVSSPTAAEMTKIYENVFRSVNIALVNELALLCNRMGLNVWEVIEAASTKPYGFMTFYPGPGLGGHCIPVDPYYLAWKARHYDFHVKFVELSATINDSMPYYVCSRVNDALNSHFKSVNGSDILILGVTYKRDVADLRESPALKIIEILHQRGAKVSYHDPYIPTLHVQDHVDLHLQSETLTSERLQQADCVVVVADHSSYDWAMIAENAKLIVDTRNALKAFSAPHIWKL, encoded by the coding sequence ATGCAACAGCTGCAGCAGCGGATACAGTCCCGCACGGCGAAGGTGGGCGTGATTGGACTGGGCTACGTCGGACTGCCGATGGCGGTCGGCGCGGCGGTGGCGGGTTATCCCGTCATCGGATTCGATATCGACAGGCGCAAGATTGACGCGATTGCTGCGGGCGAGCGATACATCGAGGATGTAGAGCCAGACGAATGGAAAATCGCCATCGAGAGCGGACGGCTGATTGCTACGGCGGATTTCGTGCGCCTGCGCGAATGCGATGTGGTGCTGGTATGCGTGCCTACACCTATCAACCGCGCTAAAGAGCCCGACATGAGCGCCGTGGAAGCCGCTACCGACTCCATTGCGCGTGCCCTGCGGGCAGAGCAGCTGATTATCGTGGAAAGCACCACTTACCCAGGCACAACTATTGAACTGGTCAAGCCCCGTCTGGAAGCCACCGGATTGCGGGCAGGCATCGACTTCGCGCTGGTGTTTTCCCCGGAGCGCATTGACCCCGGCAACAAGCGTTTCAAACTGCGCCAGGTGCCCAAAGTGGTGGGTGGCTTGACGGAGCGTTGCACGCAGCTGGCGATAGAGTTTTACAGCGCGTTCATCGACCAGCTGGTTCCCGTCTCGTCCCCGACCGCGGCAGAGATGACCAAGATTTACGAGAACGTCTTCCGCAGCGTCAATATCGCACTGGTGAACGAGCTCGCCCTGCTGTGCAACCGCATGGGGCTGAATGTATGGGAAGTGATTGAAGCGGCGTCCACCAAACCATACGGCTTCATGACCTTCTACCCCGGTCCCGGTCTGGGTGGGCACTGCATCCCGGTAGACCCGTACTATCTGGCATGGAAGGCACGACACTACGACTTCCATGTGAAGTTCGTGGAGCTCTCCGCGACCATCAACGACAGTATGCCCTACTACGTCTGCTCGCGGGTGAACGACGCGCTCAACTCGCACTTTAAGAGCGTCAACGGCTCCGACATCCTGATACTGGGCGTCACCTACAAGCGTGATGTGGCAGACCTGCGCGAGTCGCCTGCACTGAAGATTATCGAGATTTTGCACCAGCGCGGGGCGAAGGTGAGCTATCACGACCCCTACATACCGACCCTGCATGTTCAGGACCATGTAGACCTTCACCTGCAGAGCGAGACACTAACGTCAGAACGTCTCCAGCAGGCGGACTGCGTGGTGGTGGTAGCGGACCACAGCAGTTACGACTGGGCGATGATCGCGGAGAACGCGAAGCTGATTGTGGACACGCGCAACGCACTCAAGGCGTTTTCTGCGCCCCACATCTGGAAACTGTAG
- the murK gene encoding N-acetylmuramic acid/N-acetylglucosamine kinase — MLVAGLDGGGTKTEGVVMNEAGEVVASARSGGTNLNFVPFEECERSVLEVLSRLAESVDHAQVVRVYSTFIPDLPSIRTEMQTVFPNALWQHQAEHRAVLAAGGVLEPYGIGVVAGTGSSTVGWRGAEKHASVGGWGMLLGDEGSATDIAIQALRAVLRASDGRGEETSLREEMIDYFGLKHLWEITRLVYRDNLPRHVLAGFSVRVSRAADAGDRVAQRILREAGETLGNDVLVVARKLFTPDETFPVVLGGGVFRAGEWVIAPLRERVLPEFPRAQVILPDVSPAAGLARLALREMGQYRSSRL, encoded by the coding sequence GTGCTGGTCGCAGGGTTAGACGGTGGAGGCACCAAGACCGAAGGGGTCGTCATGAACGAGGCGGGCGAGGTGGTGGCTTCGGCACGAAGCGGCGGCACCAACCTCAATTTCGTGCCGTTCGAAGAGTGTGAGCGGTCGGTGCTGGAGGTGCTTTCGCGCCTTGCGGAGTCAGTAGACCATGCGCAGGTGGTTCGGGTATACTCCACCTTTATTCCCGACCTGCCCAGCATTCGCACCGAAATGCAAACGGTTTTCCCCAACGCACTCTGGCAGCATCAGGCGGAGCATCGCGCGGTGCTGGCGGCGGGCGGCGTGCTGGAGCCGTATGGTATCGGCGTGGTGGCAGGCACAGGTTCCAGCACGGTGGGCTGGCGAGGGGCAGAGAAGCACGCCTCTGTGGGCGGCTGGGGGATGCTGTTAGGAGATGAAGGCAGCGCGACCGACATCGCGATACAGGCGCTGCGCGCGGTGCTCCGCGCCTCCGACGGACGTGGAGAGGAAACGAGCCTGCGTGAGGAGATGATAGATTATTTCGGGTTAAAGCATCTGTGGGAAATCACTCGACTGGTGTACCGCGACAACCTGCCTCGCCATGTGCTGGCGGGCTTTTCGGTGCGAGTCAGCAGGGCGGCGGACGCAGGTGACCGGGTAGCGCAACGCATCCTGCGCGAAGCGGGCGAGACGTTAGGCAACGATGTGCTGGTGGTAGCACGCAAGCTGTTCACCCCCGACGAGACCTTTCCGGTGGTGCTGGGAGGCGGGGTGTTCCGGGCGGGCGAGTGGGTGATAGCCCCGCTGCGCGAAAGGGTGCTGCCAGAGTTCCCAAGGGCTCAGGTGATCCTGCCCGATGTGTCACCTGCGGCAGGGCTGGCGCGACTGGCATTGAGGGAGATGGGGCAGTACAGATCATCACGGCTCTAG
- the mtnA gene encoding methylthioribose-1-phosphate isomerase produces the protein MEIRPVRWEGRALVLIDQTQLPHRLVEVIYTDWREVAEAIRRMVVRGAPAIGAAAACGLVLAAEAIEASDMPAFREQWQKAADALASTRPTAVNLFWAIERMKRVVQGCDTPGEVRRRLREESEAILREDVEANRAIGRHGQTLIPDGARILTHCNAGALATVGYGTALGVIRAAVEAGKRVHVYADETRPRLQGMQLTAWELVQEGIPVTVITDNMAGMLMRRGEIDAVVVGADRIAANGDVANKVGTYSVAVLAKWHGIPFYVAAPVSTIDLSVADGSGIPIEERSPEEVTHIAGVRIAPEGVKVMNPAFDVTPAELISAIVTEGGIARPPYADSLAQIVAKRSGEVR, from the coding sequence ATGGAGATTCGCCCCGTCCGCTGGGAAGGCAGAGCGCTGGTGCTGATAGACCAGACGCAGTTGCCGCACCGCTTGGTGGAGGTGATCTACACCGACTGGCGCGAGGTCGCCGAGGCGATTCGGCGCATGGTGGTACGCGGGGCGCCAGCTATCGGTGCGGCGGCGGCGTGTGGACTGGTGCTGGCGGCGGAGGCGATAGAGGCATCGGACATGCCAGCCTTCCGTGAGCAGTGGCAGAAAGCGGCAGACGCTTTGGCTTCCACCCGCCCGACGGCGGTCAACCTCTTCTGGGCGATTGAGCGCATGAAGCGTGTGGTACAGGGGTGCGACACCCCTGGCGAGGTGCGTCGTCGCCTGCGCGAGGAGAGCGAAGCCATCCTGCGAGAGGACGTGGAAGCCAACCGCGCCATCGGTCGGCATGGGCAAACGCTGATACCCGACGGCGCACGCATCCTCACCCATTGCAACGCGGGCGCGCTGGCGACGGTGGGATACGGCACCGCACTGGGCGTCATTCGTGCCGCGGTGGAGGCGGGCAAGCGCGTGCATGTGTACGCCGACGAAACCCGCCCACGTCTGCAGGGGATGCAGCTCACCGCGTGGGAGCTGGTGCAGGAAGGCATTCCCGTTACGGTGATTACCGACAACATGGCAGGGATGCTGATGCGTCGGGGCGAAATCGATGCGGTGGTGGTCGGGGCGGACCGAATCGCCGCCAACGGCGACGTGGCAAACAAGGTGGGAACCTACAGCGTGGCGGTGCTGGCGAAGTGGCACGGTATCCCGTTCTACGTAGCAGCACCTGTTTCGACGATTGACCTGTCGGTGGCGGACGGTTCGGGCATCCCGATTGAAGAGCGGTCGCCTGAGGAGGTGACGCACATCGCGGGGGTGCGTATCGCGCCCGAAGGGGTGAAGGTGATGAATCCTGCCTTCGATGTGACGCCTGCAGAGCTGATAAGCGCCATCGTCACCGAGGGGGGCATCGCCCGACCGCCGTATGCTGATTCACTGGCTCAGATAGTGGCAAAACGTTCGGGGGAGGTTCGGTGA
- a CDS encoding adenine phosphoribosyltransferase encodes MGELLAEKLIRNIPDFPQPGVLFRDITPVLQNPQALREVVEQMTEYARSRQPDVIVGIESRGFVFGIPIALELGVGFVPVRKLGKLPYKKIVEEYALEYGTNAMEIHIDAVQPGQRVVIVDDLLATGGTAAAAARLVERLGGVVAGFDFLIELEFLKGRKVLHGYDVFTLIRFP; translated from the coding sequence ATGGGGGAACTGCTCGCTGAGAAGCTGATACGCAATATTCCCGATTTTCCACAGCCCGGGGTGCTCTTCCGCGACATCACGCCTGTGCTGCAGAACCCGCAGGCGTTGCGCGAAGTGGTGGAGCAGATGACCGAGTATGCTCGCAGTCGCCAGCCCGATGTGATTGTGGGCATCGAGTCGCGCGGTTTCGTGTTCGGCATCCCGATTGCGCTGGAGCTGGGCGTGGGGTTCGTGCCGGTGCGCAAACTGGGCAAGTTGCCCTACAAGAAGATTGTGGAGGAGTATGCGCTGGAGTACGGCACCAACGCGATGGAGATACACATCGACGCCGTACAGCCCGGACAACGTGTGGTGATTGTAGATGACTTGCTGGCAACCGGTGGCACCGCCGCTGCGGCGGCACGGCTGGTGGAGCGCCTGGGCGGAGTGGTCGCCGGCTTTGACTTCCTGATTGAGCTAGAGTTTCTGAAGGGACGGAAGGTGCTGCATGGCTACGACGTATTCACCCTCATCCGCTTCCCGTAG
- the rpsR gene encoding 30S ribosomal protein S18 yields MTSKPRYRRRRKVCGFCVEKIAYIDYKNASRLRRYITDRGKIIARRTSGNCAKHQRQLAKAIKRARHLALLPFVAE; encoded by the coding sequence ATGACCAGTAAACCGCGCTATCGGAGACGCCGCAAGGTATGCGGCTTCTGCGTAGAGAAAATCGCCTATATTGACTACAAGAACGCGTCGCGCCTGCGCCGCTACATCACCGATAGAGGCAAAATTATTGCCCGGCGTACCAGCGGCAACTGTGCCAAACACCAGCGCCAGCTGGCAAAGGCGATTAAGCGGGCGCGACATCTGGCTCTGCTGCCCTTTGTGGCAGAGTGA
- a CDS encoding purine nucleoside phosphorylase: protein MSKPQADIGVFGGSGFYRFLDNVQEIKIETPYGAPSDHIALAEVHGKRVAFLPRHGRHHSIPPHKINFRANLWAMKELGVTRIISPFAAGSLQAHIHPGDFVVVDQYVDRTHGRADTFYEGPVVTHVSPADPYCPVLRQIAVDVIREQGITCHERGTVVVIQGPRFSTKAESQWYTSMGWEVISMTQYPEAYLARELAMCVVGISLITDYDSGLVMGGQVPPVTTKEVLEVFQRNSERIKNVVLEMIRRIPDARECPCPHVLDHARIEV from the coding sequence ATGAGCAAGCCACAGGCGGATATCGGTGTGTTTGGCGGTTCGGGGTTTTACCGCTTCTTAGACAACGTTCAGGAAATCAAGATAGAAACACCCTACGGCGCGCCCAGCGACCACATCGCCCTCGCGGAGGTACACGGCAAGCGGGTCGCCTTCCTGCCCCGACACGGGCGACACCACAGCATTCCTCCCCATAAGATTAACTTCCGTGCCAACCTGTGGGCGATGAAGGAGCTGGGCGTCACGCGCATCATCAGCCCCTTCGCAGCGGGCAGCCTGCAGGCGCATATCCACCCGGGCGACTTCGTGGTGGTGGACCAGTACGTAGACCGTACGCACGGACGGGCGGATACCTTCTATGAAGGTCCCGTTGTCACGCACGTCTCGCCAGCTGACCCCTATTGCCCCGTACTGCGCCAGATAGCGGTTGATGTCATTCGTGAGCAGGGCATCACCTGCCATGAGCGCGGTACGGTGGTGGTGATTCAGGGACCGCGCTTCTCCACCAAAGCAGAGAGCCAGTGGTACACCTCCATGGGCTGGGAGGTGATCAGCATGACGCAGTACCCGGAGGCGTATCTGGCGCGAGAGCTGGCGATGTGCGTGGTGGGCATCTCGCTGATTACCGATTACGATAGCGGGCTGGTGATGGGCGGACAGGTTCCTCCGGTCACCACGAAAGAGGTGCTGGAGGTGTTCCAGCGCAATTCCGAGCGCATCAAGAACGTGGTGCTGGAGATGATCCGGCGCATTCCCGATGCCCGGGAGTGCCCCTGTCCGCACGTGCTGGACCATGCGCGCATCGAGGTGTGA
- a CDS encoding dTDP-glucose 4,6-dehydratase, whose product MRRVLVTGGAGFIGSHFARYVLSHHPDYRVTVLDVLTYAGNLSNLADLMDDPRFAFYHGDVRDPVVVRNLVRNHDWVVNFAAETHVDRSILNPGSFLQTDVYGVYVLLEACREFGGRRFLQVSTDEVYGEVLEGFASEEAPLRPRSPYSASKASADLLTQAYYHTYGLDVVVTRGSNTYGPNQYPEKMIPLFITNALEDRPLPLYGDGSQVRDWIYVEDHCAGIDTVLHRGKSGEAYNVGAGNLWKNRAVAEKILEILGKPLSLIQSVADRPGHDRRYAVDTSRLRALGWSPRWEFEQGLQQTIEWYRTHADWWQEIKRKKEYQQFATQWYAQRGGDTPAQEE is encoded by the coding sequence ATGCGACGAGTTCTGGTAACCGGCGGCGCCGGATTCATCGGCAGTCACTTTGCGCGTTACGTGCTGAGCCACCACCCCGATTACCGGGTCACGGTGCTGGATGTGCTCACCTACGCGGGCAACCTGTCCAACCTCGCCGATCTGATGGACGATCCGCGCTTTGCCTTCTACCACGGCGATGTGCGCGACCCGGTGGTGGTGCGCAACCTGGTGCGCAATCACGACTGGGTGGTCAACTTCGCGGCGGAGACACATGTAGACCGCTCTATCCTGAACCCGGGCAGCTTCCTGCAAACCGATGTGTACGGGGTGTATGTGCTGCTGGAGGCATGTCGTGAGTTCGGCGGCAGGCGATTCCTGCAGGTATCTACAGACGAAGTGTACGGTGAGGTACTGGAAGGTTTCGCCAGCGAGGAGGCACCTTTACGCCCGCGCAGTCCCTACTCCGCCAGCAAAGCGTCAGCCGATTTGCTCACGCAGGCATACTATCACACCTACGGGCTGGACGTGGTGGTGACGCGCGGTTCCAATACCTACGGACCCAACCAGTACCCCGAAAAGATGATACCGCTGTTCATCACCAATGCACTGGAAGACCGCCCTCTGCCCCTCTATGGTGACGGCTCACAGGTGCGAGACTGGATTTACGTGGAAGACCACTGCGCGGGTATCGATACGGTACTGCATCGCGGCAAATCGGGCGAGGCATATAACGTCGGCGCGGGCAACCTGTGGAAAAACCGCGCCGTTGCCGAAAAAATACTGGAGATACTGGGCAAACCCCTTTCGCTCATCCAGTCGGTAGCGGACCGCCCGGGGCACGACCGACGCTACGCGGTAGATACCTCGAGGCTGCGTGCGCTGGGCTGGTCGCCGCGCTGGGAGTTCGAGCAGGGCTTGCAGCAGACTATCGAGTGGTACCGCACGCATGCCGACTGGTGGCAGGAAATCAAGCGCAAAAAAGAGTATCAGCAATTTGCCACGCAATGGTATGCGCAGCGTGGGGGAGACACTCCCGCGCAGGAGGAATGA